In the Rhodothermales bacterium genome, GGCGCGGCTCGGGGACGCGCCTGCGCGGAAGGGCCTCACCCGGCGCGACGGCTCGGTGTGGATCAGCACGACAGCCCCGTCGCTGGAGCAGTACGGCCCCGGATCGCGGCGGCGCGTGCTGGAGCCCGGCTCTGGTTGGCCCGACCCGACGCCGGGAACGGGGACCGTGCTCGGCATCCTCTTCGAAGACGTGGAGGGGACGCTGTGGGTCGGCGGCTCGCAGCTCGGCCGCGTTCGTGGCGGAGAGATCAAGCCCGCCCTCTCGCTCCCCGTGTCGATCGACAGCTACGGCCAGGGGCTCGGCGTCGGCTCCATCTTCGACGGCGACGACGGGCGGCTCTGGCTGGGTACACTCGACGGCGTCTACCGCTTCGACCCCGACGCGCCGGACGCGGCGGAGCGCTTCTCGCTCCAACTCCCCGGCGACATCTCGACGCAGAACTGGGTGACGTCGCTCTACCGCGACCGCGCGGGCACGCTCTGGGCCGGGACCGTGTGGGGGCTCCACCGCTACATGCCCTACGACGAGCCGTTCCGGCTGATGAGCCACAACCCGAGCGACCCGAACAGCCTCGGCAGCGGGCTCATCCTCTCGCTCCACGAGGACGCGCACGGCACGCTCTGGGCCGGCACGCTCGGCGGCGGCCTCAACCGGATCGACCGCGCGACGGGCACCGTCACCCGTTTTCGCCACGACACGCGCGACGAGGCAACGCTCAGCCACGACTGGGTCTGGTCGCTCGCGAGCGACGAGCGCTCGCTCTGGATCGGGACGGGCGATGGGGTGGACCGGATCGACCTCGACGCGCCGGGCACTGTCGAGCGGCTCCGGGATGCAATCCCCACCGAGCTGACCGTCGGGCCGTGGGGGCCGAGTGCGGCGGGGCTCACGGTCGGGCCCGACGGCACGTTCTGGTTCGGCTATGCCGGGGCGCTCTTCCGCCGCACGCCCGACCGACGGTTCACCCATACGCTCCTGCCGGAGAATGTTGGGATCCAGGCAATGCTGCCCGTTCCCGGCGGCGCGTGGATCACCACGTCGCGCGGCCTCTTCCGGTTCGACGACGCGACGAGCACGTTCCGCATCTACCGTCACGACCCCGGCGACCCGACCTCCCTCAGCCACGACGCCACGATCTCGGTTCTGCTTGACCGCGACGGCACCCTCTGGGTCGGGACGAACAGCGGGCTCAACCGCTACGACCCGAACACCGACGGCTTCCACCACTTCACCTCGGCCGACGGCCTCCCGAGCGACGTCGTCTACGCCCTCCTCGAAGACGACGACGGCCTGATCTGGCTCTCCACGAACCGCGGCCTCGCCCGCCTCGACCCCGCGACCGGCACCGTCCGCGCCTTCACCCTCGCCGACGGCGTGGGCAACGTCGAGTTCAACCGCAACGCCGCCACGCGGGGCCGCGACGGCACGATGTACTTCGGCGGCGACCGGGGCATCACGGCGTTCGATCCCGCGCTGATCCGCGACAACCCGTACCGCCCGCCCGTCGTGCTCACCGCGCTCCACCGCGCGACGCGGACCGGGACGCAGACCGTCCGCTACCTCGGCAGCGAGG is a window encoding:
- a CDS encoding two-component regulator propeller domain-containing protein gives rise to the protein MRIAWLLILTALACPASAKPEAPLADAPPHEPDVRFERAHDVEPHLPQSSVYEILEDRRGFLWFATREGLGRWDGYTMRTWKSDPFNSNSLPGNLARQLVEDGHGDLWVRTEINDWTPSGAARLVGPEHERVVRYDTGDGVLFVGPDAEVWVARSDSLYRYDRQRDRFVGAEARLGDAPARKGLTRRDGSVWISTTAPSLEQYGPGSRRRVLEPGSGWPDPTPGTGTVLGILFEDVEGTLWVGGSQLGRVRGGEIKPALSLPVSIDSYGQGLGVGSIFDGDDGRLWLGTLDGVYRFDPDAPDAAERFSLQLPGDISTQNWVTSLYRDRAGTLWAGTVWGLHRYMPYDEPFRLMSHNPSDPNSLGSGLILSLHEDAHGTLWAGTLGGGLNRIDRATGTVTRFRHDTRDEATLSHDWVWSLASDERSLWIGTGDGVDRIDLDAPGTVERLRDAIPTELTVGPWGPSAAGLTVGPDGTFWFGYAGALFRRTPDRRFTHTLLPENVGIQAMLPVPGGAWITTSRGLFRFDDATSTFRIYRHDPGDPTSLSHDATISVLLDRDGTLWVGTNSGLNRYDPNTDGFHHFTSADGLPSDVVYALLEDDDGLIWLSTNRGLARLDPATGTVRAFTLADGVGNVEFNRNAATRGRDGTMYFGGDRGITAFDPALIRDNPYRPPVVLTALHRATRTGTQTVRYLGSEAVEVAPDEYTLTFEFAALSFTNPHHNEYAAMMVGFDADWVDLGTSRRATYTNLPPGRYTFRVKAANEDGVWNEEGTAIPLVVRPRFFQTAWFRLLAVLGAVAFVGAVGWSASRRQYRRELARLQARQALEAERTRISRDMHDEVGASLTEIAILSELAQRDLLRTGGDGAPSTERLSRIADTSRAMLDAMGEIIWAINPQHDRLDRLAAYLREHAARTLEGVAPGGVGLHVRLLFPTDVPPHVVSAEFRRNVFLVLKEALHNLVRHAGAHTATVRLELDGDALVLTVQDDGCGMPEHDAPRPSGRGGNGLGNMAHRAGEIGGTLTLDAAPGRGTRLTLRAPLSERVKGEG